A single Bosea sp. PAMC 26642 DNA region contains:
- a CDS encoding rhodanese-like domain-containing protein, translating to MPQQITTGYKALLERAEAEVETLSVEQARALHGRDDVVFVDLRDPRELEREGRMPGAFHCPRGMLEFWIDPESPYAKPVFSQDKQFVFFCAGGWRSALAAQVAQQMGLKPVAHMGGGFGAWKKSGAPFEADDPKDTGGKS from the coding sequence ATGCCACAACAGATCACCACGGGCTACAAGGCCTTGCTGGAGCGGGCCGAGGCGGAGGTCGAGACGCTCTCGGTCGAACAGGCGCGGGCCCTTCATGGCCGCGACGACGTCGTCTTCGTCGATCTGCGCGATCCGCGCGAACTGGAGCGCGAGGGCCGGATGCCCGGCGCCTTCCATTGCCCGCGCGGGATGCTGGAGTTCTGGATCGATCCCGAGAGCCCCTATGCCAAGCCGGTGTTCAGCCAGGACAAGCAGTTCGTCTTCTTCTGCGCCGGCGGCTGGCGCTCGGCGCTCGCGGCACAGGTCGCGCAGCAGATGGGGCTGAAGCCGGTTGCGCACATGGGCGGCGGCTTCGGCGCCTGGAAGAAGTCCGGCGCGCCGTTCGAGGCGGATGATCCGAAAGACACGGGCGGGAAGAGCTGA
- a CDS encoding TIM44-like domain-containing protein, whose protein sequence is MSLISLARRGRVVAVLAGALLLVPVLAEARPGGGKSVGSRGSRTESAPARTDTAPNGAQPFQRSATPSPAAPAAAGAASAAASQAARPSMARNLMMGLGAGLLGAGLFGLLSGSGFFAGLASLAGVFGFLLQIALIGGAIWLALRFFRRRSEPQLAMAGGPSAREAYQPPQQPMNPMGGGTAQARPAVQTVPIQISGEDFSAFERLLGEINTAYSNEDEAGLRQRTTTEMFGYFDEDLSGNAKRGLVDRVTDVKLLQGDLAEAWREGNAEYATVAMRFSLINALYERSSGKVVEGNATASQEVTEHWTFLRERGGAWKLSGIQTAA, encoded by the coding sequence ATGTCTCTCATCTCGCTTGCCCGTCGCGGCCGGGTTGTTGCCGTTCTCGCAGGCGCCTTGTTGCTCGTTCCGGTTCTCGCCGAGGCGCGGCCCGGTGGCGGCAAGAGCGTCGGCAGCCGTGGCTCGCGCACCGAATCCGCGCCTGCCCGCACCGATACCGCGCCCAACGGCGCCCAGCCCTTCCAGCGTAGCGCGACCCCGTCGCCGGCGGCTCCCGCCGCGGCAGGCGCCGCTAGCGCAGCCGCCTCGCAGGCGGCCCGCCCGTCGATGGCGCGCAACCTGATGATGGGCCTTGGCGCCGGCCTGCTCGGCGCGGGCCTGTTCGGCCTGCTCTCGGGCTCGGGCTTCTTTGCCGGTCTTGCCTCCCTCGCGGGGGTCTTCGGCTTCCTGCTGCAGATCGCCCTGATTGGCGGCGCCATCTGGCTCGCTCTGCGCTTCTTCCGTCGCCGTTCCGAGCCGCAGCTCGCCATGGCCGGCGGACCTTCGGCTCGCGAGGCCTACCAGCCGCCGCAGCAGCCGATGAACCCGATGGGCGGTGGCACCGCTCAGGCACGGCCCGCTGTCCAGACCGTGCCGATCCAGATCTCGGGTGAGGACTTCAGCGCTTTCGAGCGCCTGCTCGGCGAGATCAACACCGCCTATTCCAACGAGGACGAGGCCGGTCTGCGCCAGCGCACCACGACGGAGATGTTCGGCTACTTCGACGAGGATCTCTCGGGCAACGCCAAGCGCGGCCTCGTCGACCGCGTCACCGACGTTAAGCTGCTGCAGGGCGACCTCGCCGAGGCCTGGCGCGAGGGCAATGCCGAATACGCAACCGTCGCGATGCGCTTCAGCCTGATCAACGCGCTCTATGAGCGCAGCTCCGGCAAGGTCGTCGAAGGCAATGCGACCGCGAGCCAGGAGGTCACGGAGCACTGGACCTTCCTGCGCGAGCGCGGCGGCGCCTGGAAGCTCTCAGGCATCCAGACGGCGGCCTGA
- the mepA gene encoding penicillin-insensitive murein endopeptidase has translation MATSAHAQDTAAEESRRRAANIAAFPDAARALFGQKTAPADMRARAIGSYARGCLAGAQALPVDGPSWQVMRLNRNRNWGHPILIDYLEKLARDVPRINGWPGILVGDISQPRGGPMLTGHASHQIGLDADLWLTPMPRVRLDSEARENMPAVNMARPDWRDVDPRNWTPAQTKLIKAAASEPRVERIFVNPALKVALCREAGADRSWLNKVRPIWGHNYHFHIRMSCPAGMEGCSGQEPPNFGDGCGEELSGWIERQHKAIFDPPKPRTGPAPKPKPPMSLDALPAECRQVLVSR, from the coding sequence ATGGCGACCTCTGCCCATGCGCAGGACACTGCGGCCGAGGAATCCAGGCGCCGGGCCGCCAATATCGCCGCCTTCCCCGATGCCGCGCGCGCGCTCTTCGGCCAGAAGACGGCGCCTGCCGACATGCGGGCGCGGGCCATCGGCTCCTATGCGCGGGGATGCCTCGCCGGCGCGCAGGCACTGCCAGTCGACGGGCCGAGCTGGCAGGTGATGCGGCTCAATCGCAACCGCAACTGGGGCCATCCGATCCTGATCGATTATCTTGAAAAGCTCGCCCGCGACGTGCCCAGGATCAATGGCTGGCCGGGCATTCTCGTCGGCGACATCTCGCAGCCGCGTGGCGGGCCCATGCTGACCGGACACGCTTCCCACCAGATCGGCCTCGACGCCGATCTCTGGCTGACCCCGATGCCCCGCGTCCGGCTCGACAGCGAGGCGCGTGAGAACATGCCCGCCGTCAACATGGCGAGGCCCGACTGGCGCGACGTCGATCCCAGGAACTGGACGCCCGCCCAGACGAAGCTGATCAAGGCCGCCGCGAGCGAGCCCAGGGTCGAGCGCATCTTCGTCAACCCGGCGCTGAAGGTCGCGCTCTGCCGCGAGGCCGGCGCCGACCGCTCATGGCTGAACAAGGTCCGGCCGATCTGGGGCCACAACTACCATTTCCATATCCGGATGAGCTGCCCCGCCGGCATGGAGGGCTGCTCCGGCCAGGAACCGCCCAATTTCGGCGATGGCTGCGGCGAGGAGCTTTCGGGCTGGATCGAGCGCCAGCACAAGGCGATCTTCGACCCGCCCAAGCCGCGCACCGGCCCGGCCCCCAAGCCCAAGCCGCCGATGTCGCTCGACGCGCTGCCGGCCGAATGCCGGCAGGTGCTGGTGTCGCGGTGA
- a CDS encoding YdcF family protein gives MFFTLSKIVWFVLSPINLVVLLAAFAGLLAFTRFARAARWLGALALTGLVLLSFSPLPRMLVRPLEDRFPQQNAAKGPVAGVIVLGGAIGVARGDVVLNYAAARMTKAVELARLHPQAKIVFAGGGASLLSPIVHTEADGARMLFESLGLPPERLVFEDKSRNTRENASFTRSLVDPKPGERWLLLTSAWHMPRAIGVFRKAGFDVEAFPVDYISGGEQADFIRPYARAPRGLGIADDALKEWAGLLAYWLVGYTDALFPGP, from the coding sequence ATGTTCTTCACCCTGTCCAAGATCGTCTGGTTCGTGCTGTCGCCGATCAATCTGGTCGTGCTGCTGGCGGCGTTCGCGGGACTGCTCGCCTTCACGCGGTTCGCACGGGCTGCGCGCTGGCTCGGCGCGCTGGCGCTGACGGGTCTCGTCCTGCTCTCGTTCAGCCCGCTGCCGCGGATGCTGGTGCGGCCCCTGGAGGACAGGTTCCCGCAGCAGAACGCGGCCAAGGGGCCCGTCGCCGGCGTGATCGTTCTGGGCGGTGCCATCGGCGTCGCGCGCGGCGACGTGGTCCTGAACTATGCCGCGGCGCGCATGACCAAGGCGGTCGAACTCGCAAGGCTCCATCCGCAGGCGAAGATCGTGTTTGCCGGCGGCGGCGCCAGCCTGCTGTCGCCGATCGTCCACACGGAGGCCGATGGAGCCAGAATGCTGTTCGAGAGCCTCGGCCTGCCGCCGGAGCGGCTGGTGTTCGAGGACAAATCGCGCAACACCCGCGAGAATGCGAGTTTCACCCGCAGCCTGGTCGACCCCAAGCCGGGCGAGCGGTGGCTGCTGCTGACCTCGGCCTGGCATATGCCGCGCGCCATCGGCGTCTTCCGCAAGGCCGGCTTCGATGTCGAGGCCTTCCCGGTCGATTACATCTCCGGCGGCGAGCAAGCGGACTTCATCCGCCCCTATGCGCGCGCGCCGCGCGGGCTCGGTATCGCCGACGACGCTCTGAAGGAATGGGCCGGGCTGCTGGCCTATTGGCTGGTGGGCTATACGGACGCGCTGTTTCCAGGGCCGTAA
- a CDS encoding acetyl-CoA carboxylase biotin carboxyl carrier protein subunit, with the protein MPEKIAADTGKFLLCPMPGLVKAVSVAVGQEVKAGEALCMVEAMKMENVLRAEKDVTIAKILAKEGDSLAVDAVIMEFA; encoded by the coding sequence ATGCCGGAGAAGATCGCCGCCGATACCGGCAAGTTCCTGCTCTGCCCGATGCCCGGCCTGGTCAAGGCGGTCTCCGTCGCGGTCGGCCAGGAGGTCAAGGCGGGCGAGGCCTTATGCATGGTCGAGGCGATGAAGATGGAGAACGTGCTGCGCGCCGAGAAGGACGTCACCATCGCCAAGATCCTGGCGAAGGAGGGCGATTCGCTCGCAGTCGACGCGGTGATCATGGAATTTGCCTGA
- a CDS encoding glutathione S-transferase family protein gives MLTIWGRISSINVQKAVWAAGEVGQSFERIDCGGTFGGLREPVFLAKNPNAQIPVLEDGEVCIWESNSIVRYLAARYGSGWIWEEDPALRADADRWMDWMQSELQPAMTPAFWGLVRKVAGFTDPDAIAASAAKAEKLMDILENHLAGRTFLAGERFGMADITVGCGAHRWLNMPIERAERPHVRRWYEAIAARPAAKPALPLPVA, from the coding sequence ATGCTGACGATCTGGGGGCGGATCAGCTCCATCAATGTCCAGAAGGCCGTATGGGCGGCGGGCGAGGTCGGCCAGAGCTTCGAGCGGATCGATTGCGGCGGCACGTTCGGCGGGCTGCGCGAGCCGGTCTTCCTCGCCAAGAATCCCAACGCCCAGATCCCGGTGCTGGAGGATGGCGAGGTCTGCATCTGGGAATCCAACAGCATCGTGCGTTACCTCGCGGCGCGCTACGGCTCCGGCTGGATCTGGGAGGAGGACCCGGCGCTACGCGCCGATGCCGATCGCTGGATGGACTGGATGCAATCGGAACTGCAGCCGGCGATGACTCCGGCTTTCTGGGGCCTAGTGCGCAAGGTGGCCGGCTTTACCGATCCCGACGCGATCGCGGCCAGCGCGGCCAAGGCGGAAAAGCTGATGGACATTCTGGAAAACCATCTCGCCGGCCGGACGTTCCTCGCCGGCGAGCGCTTCGGCATGGCCGACATCACGGTCGGTTGCGGCGCGCATCGCTGGCTCAACATGCCGATCGAGCGGGCGGAACGGCCGCATGTCCGGCGCTGGTACGAGGCCATCGCCGCGCGCCCGGCCGCGAAGCCGGCCCTGCCGCTGCCCGTGGCGTGA
- a CDS encoding extensin-like domain-containing protein: MRRVHLALIALGLLGAGLAGCGKFQKPQRAAWRDQAEAACMASRQVQLSSYVSLREKPIDGPGTCGMEKPLKVSAFANGGIGLTSSATLSCPVVATTDRWLAEVVQPAAQNVLGAQVIEMRAGSYSCRAMNNGSNTSRTSEHAFGNAVDVFSFRLNDGRNITVKDGWRGSPEEQNFLREIFVGACEHFSTVLGPGADMFHYDHFHIDLARHSKNRHVCKPVIKYTPNYNLPPPDPARSYSSAQPLPQPRAAAPMVAGGGMLRQPSDALRPPGAVQGGYPVANYHNGRSPSPGPGQGLESQRRFIEELSSQPLNAPRYNRPEPLPSEARGPLRLPGAVPPTEETIVGDDEGTGVLDQEGMEQAQPAITPQRDPFAYSAGRAAPRR; the protein is encoded by the coding sequence ATGCGACGCGTTCATCTCGCCCTCATTGCCCTTGGCCTGCTTGGCGCAGGGCTCGCCGGCTGCGGCAAGTTCCAGAAGCCGCAGCGCGCCGCCTGGCGCGACCAGGCGGAGGCGGCCTGCATGGCCTCGCGCCAGGTGCAGCTCTCCTCCTATGTCAGCCTGCGCGAAAAGCCGATCGACGGCCCGGGCACCTGCGGCATGGAAAAGCCGCTCAAGGTTTCGGCCTTCGCCAATGGCGGCATCGGGCTGACGAGTTCGGCAACGCTGTCCTGCCCGGTCGTTGCGACCACCGACAGATGGCTCGCCGAGGTGGTCCAGCCGGCGGCGCAGAACGTGCTCGGCGCGCAGGTGATCGAGATGCGGGCGGGCTCCTATTCCTGCCGCGCCATGAACAACGGCTCTAACACCAGCCGGACCTCCGAGCACGCCTTCGGCAACGCCGTCGACGTCTTCTCCTTCCGCCTCAATGACGGGCGCAACATCACGGTCAAGGACGGCTGGCGCGGCTCGCCCGAAGAGCAGAACTTCCTGCGCGAGATCTTCGTGGGCGCCTGCGAACATTTCTCGACCGTGCTCGGCCCCGGCGCCGACATGTTCCACTACGACCATTTCCACATCGACCTCGCGCGGCACTCCAAGAACCGCCACGTCTGCAAGCCGGTGATCAAATACACGCCGAACTATAACCTGCCGCCGCCTGACCCGGCGCGCTCCTATTCCTCCGCTCAACCCCTGCCGCAGCCGCGCGCCGCTGCGCCGATGGTGGCGGGGGGCGGGATGCTGCGGCAGCCGAGCGACGCCCTGCGGCCTCCGGGCGCCGTGCAGGGCGGCTATCCGGTGGCGAATTATCACAATGGCCGAAGCCCGTCCCCAGGTCCGGGTCAGGGACTGGAATCGCAGCGGCGCTTTATCGAGGAACTGTCGAGCCAGCCGCTGAACGCGCCGCGCTACAACCGGCCGGAGCCCTTGCCAAGCGAAGCGCGCGGGCCGCTACGGCTGCCTGGCGCCGTGCCGCCGACCGAGGAGACCATCGTCGGCGACGACGAGGGCACCGGCGTACTCGACCAGGAGGGGATGGAGCAGGCCCAGCCCGCGATCACGCCGCAGCGCGACCCGTTCGCCTACAGCGCCGGACGGGCGGCGCCGCGGCGGTAG
- a CDS encoding gamma-glutamylcyclotransferase family protein — translation MPLYFAYGLNMDPVGMAERCPRSKALGLARLPRHRFIVTTDGYASVIRDPREAVHGVLWDCALADIRTLDKFEELASGLYVKISQPVIVPGGAKRAMVYVGRSGEVGRPKLGYMETVIASARHWALPEAYIAGLARFLGRPETGASEALPPGPVKGVRPRSAAPK, via the coding sequence ATGCCCCTCTACTTCGCCTATGGCCTCAACATGGACCCGGTCGGGATGGCTGAGCGCTGCCCGCGCTCGAAGGCGCTCGGCCTCGCGCGCCTGCCGCGCCACCGCTTCATCGTCACCACCGACGGCTATGCCTCGGTGATCCGCGACCCGCGCGAGGCGGTCCATGGCGTGCTCTGGGACTGCGCGCTCGCCGACATCCGCACGCTCGACAAGTTCGAGGAACTGGCGAGCGGGCTCTACGTCAAGATCAGCCAGCCGGTGATCGTGCCCGGTGGGGCGAAGCGGGCGATGGTCTATGTCGGCCGCTCCGGCGAGGTCGGTCGGCCGAAGCTCGGCTATATGGAGACGGTGATCGCGAGCGCCCGGCATTGGGCGCTGCCGGAGGCTTACATCGCTGGCCTGGCGCGGTTCCTCGGACGGCCGGAAACCGGCGCGAGCGAAGCTTTGCCGCCGGGTCCGGTGAAGGGCGTCCGGCCGCGGTCGGCTGCGCCGAAGTGA
- a CDS encoding DUF3253 domain-containing protein: MNERETDLEAAMLRLAAERGAGKTICPSEAARAVGGDHPDGWGPLMQPARRIAVRLMKEGRLVITRKGRPVDPDDFRGVYRLSLPGAPE, translated from the coding sequence ATGAACGAGCGTGAGACCGACCTCGAGGCCGCCATGCTGCGGCTCGCCGCCGAGCGGGGCGCCGGCAAGACGATCTGTCCGTCCGAGGCGGCGCGGGCCGTCGGCGGCGACCATCCCGACGGCTGGGGCCCGCTGATGCAGCCGGCGCGCCGGATCGCGGTCCGGCTGATGAAGGAGGGCAGGCTAGTGATCACCCGCAAGGGCCGCCCGGTCGATCCCGACGATTTCCGCGGCGTCTACAGGCTGTCGCTGCCGGGCGCCCCGGAATGA
- a CDS encoding amidase, producing MLRLREIIGRIASGKSSPQAELARCQAAIDAAEPDIQAFASRPSSLVAGSGPLAGIACGVKDIIDTADLPTGMGSPIYEGWRPHADAPIVMALKAAGATVAGKTHTTAFAFLDPAPTHNPHDRQASPGGSSAGSAAAVAAGMVPLAIGTQTGGSVVRPAAYCGIAGIKPSYGLLPTVGVKTFSWSLDTVGLMAASADDLGLSLAAIAGRPDLDSAPADLKGLRLGIQRQDFAGEPEPGTEAALARLCELATAAGARIVELASPSALAEAYWAHGPLQDYEATQALAWEYANHRDAIAPKLRAYLDTARTVTPAQYDEARRLSRRGRDAARGLFAEVDVVLAYAAPGEAPATRDSTGDARFNRLWTLLGSPCLTIPVMRGPRGLPVGVQIIAGFGADAHVIAVAKALEKLVTATG from the coding sequence ATGCTGCGCCTGCGCGAGATCATCGGACGGATCGCCTCCGGTAAAAGCAGTCCTCAGGCCGAACTCGCCCGCTGTCAGGCAGCGATCGACGCGGCGGAACCCGATATCCAGGCCTTCGCCAGCCGTCCCTCCAGCCTCGTCGCCGGTTCGGGACCGCTCGCCGGCATCGCCTGCGGCGTCAAGGACATCATCGACACGGCCGACCTGCCGACCGGCATGGGTTCGCCGATCTATGAGGGCTGGCGTCCGCACGCTGATGCACCGATCGTGATGGCGCTGAAGGCGGCGGGTGCGACCGTCGCCGGCAAGACCCACACCACCGCCTTCGCCTTCCTCGATCCCGCCCCGACGCATAATCCCCATGATCGGCAGGCGAGCCCGGGCGGGTCCTCGGCCGGATCAGCCGCCGCCGTCGCGGCCGGCATGGTCCCGCTCGCCATCGGCACGCAGACCGGCGGCTCGGTGGTGCGCCCGGCAGCCTATTGCGGCATCGCCGGCATCAAGCCCTCCTACGGCCTGCTGCCGACCGTCGGCGTGAAGACCTTCTCCTGGTCTCTCGACACCGTCGGCCTGATGGCCGCAAGCGCCGACGATCTCGGCCTGTCGCTGGCCGCCATCGCCGGCCGGCCCGACCTCGATTCCGCACCGGCCGACCTGAAGGGCCTGCGCCTCGGCATCCAGCGCCAGGATTTTGCCGGCGAGCCCGAGCCCGGCACCGAGGCGGCGTTGGCGCGGCTCTGCGAACTCGCGACCGCTGCGGGTGCGCGGATCGTCGAACTCGCCAGCCCATCGGCGCTAGCCGAAGCCTATTGGGCTCACGGCCCGCTTCAGGACTACGAGGCCACCCAGGCGCTGGCCTGGGAATACGCAAATCACCGCGATGCCATCGCGCCCAAGCTGCGGGCCTATCTCGACACGGCCCGCACGGTCACGCCGGCGCAGTATGACGAGGCCCGGCGGCTCTCGCGCCGGGGCCGCGACGCCGCGCGCGGTCTTTTCGCGGAGGTGGATGTCGTGCTCGCCTATGCCGCGCCCGGCGAGGCGCCCGCGACCCGCGATTCCACCGGCGATGCGCGCTTCAACCGGCTTTGGACGCTGCTCGGCTCGCCCTGCCTGACGATCCCGGTCATGCGCGGGCCGCGCGGGCTGCCAGTAGGGGTGCAGATTATCGCCGGCTTCGGCGCCGACGCGCATGTCATAGCTGTGGCGAAGGCCTTGGAAAAGCTTGTGACAGCAACCGGCTAG
- a CDS encoding DUF2798 domain-containing protein, with product MTGKARFIFPVVMAFMMAFVVSAVITFVNLGFAPDFLSRWMRAFAIAWPSAAFVAFFALPVARAITAAIVERIGE from the coding sequence ATGACTGGCAAGGCCCGCTTCATCTTCCCCGTCGTGATGGCCTTCATGATGGCCTTTGTGGTTTCCGCCGTGATCACCTTCGTCAATCTCGGCTTCGCACCGGACTTCCTGTCGCGCTGGATGCGCGCCTTCGCCATCGCCTGGCCGAGCGCGGCCTTCGTGGCGTTCTTCGCGCTGCCGGTGGCCCGCGCGATCACCGCGGCCATCGTCGAGCGAATTGGAGAGTGA
- a CDS encoding DUF599 domain-containing protein — translation MIGFGTLDIMAFAFFAMSWIGYHYAVEMGPHARRSLNMRMNLRRARWVREAMGRDNRIVDTQVMNGLQNGTAFFASTSLIAIGGSLSLLQSTDRVVALFADLPFGTPTSRAAWEMKVIGLAVIFGYAFFKFAWSYRLFNYCVILIGALPPAKNHDEHDAARAVHEMTEMNIAAGRHFNRGQRAFFFALAYMGWFLGPTTFLIFTSAVLIAMYRRQFQSDAARVFRYPPPGVLREHEPKP, via the coding sequence ATGATCGGATTCGGCACGCTCGACATCATGGCGTTCGCGTTCTTCGCGATGTCCTGGATCGGCTATCACTATGCCGTCGAGATGGGGCCCCATGCACGCCGGAGCCTGAACATGCGGATGAACCTGCGGCGCGCCCGCTGGGTCCGCGAGGCGATGGGCCGCGACAACCGCATCGTCGATACGCAGGTGATGAACGGCCTGCAGAACGGCACCGCCTTCTTCGCCTCGACCTCGCTGATCGCCATCGGCGGGTCGCTCTCCCTGCTGCAATCGACCGACCGCGTCGTCGCGCTCTTCGCCGACCTGCCCTTCGGTACGCCGACGAGCCGCGCCGCCTGGGAGATGAAGGTGATCGGGCTCGCGGTGATCTTCGGCTACGCCTTCTTCAAGTTCGCCTGGAGCTACCGGCTGTTCAACTACTGCGTCATCCTGATCGGCGCGCTGCCGCCCGCCAAGAACCATGACGAGCACGACGCGGCCCGGGCCGTCCACGAGATGACCGAGATGAACATCGCGGCCGGCCGGCATTTCAACCGGGGTCAGCGTGCGTTCTTCTTCGCGCTCGCCTATATGGGCTGGTTCCTGGGTCCAACGACCTTCCTGATCTTCACCAGCGCGGTGCTGATCGCGATGTATCGGCGCCAGTTCCAGTCCGATGCCGCCCGCGTCTTCCGCTATCCCCCGCCTGGAGTCCTGCGCGAGCACGAGCCGAAGCCATGA
- a CDS encoding ABC transporter ATP-binding protein, with the protein MSRQTRTGRPEPFRAVLGFTFRHWARAPRHVGFVVATVMAATAADLFLPLYAGRLVDAVSGAREPGLDAALWALAAMLVLGAITVGFRHLSFIGITGMTLRTMSDVAQEAFARLQRFSTDWHANNFAGSTVRKITRGMWALDLLTDTILIALLPSLIVLVGTTALLAWHWPAMGLVVLVGALVYVGVTVALSLRYVAPAARLANSWDTRVGGSLADAISCNPVVKAYGAELREDSRIAEVMAKWSLRTRRTWVRGTTSGTAQQVVLLGLRASVVGLVIWLWANGQASPGDVAFVLTSYAVVHGYLRDVGQHVHNLQRSVNDMEELVAMHGQPYGVADRKGAGAMAVTAGEIAFEDVTFHYGGHAEPLYRDFSLTIAAGEKVGLVGRSGSGKTTFVKLVQRLYDVTDGRIAIDGVDIASVTQTSLRAQIAIVQQEPVLFHRSLAENIAYGRPGASLAQIEQAAMLANAHDFIMRLPKGYATLVGERGVKLSGGERQRVALARAFLADAPILILDEATSSLDSESEALIQEAMERLMLGRTTIVIAHRLSTVRAMDRILVFDRGKVVEEGPREALLQRENGAYRALFEKQVSELAKGLAV; encoded by the coding sequence ATGTCCCGACAGACCCGAACCGGGCGGCCCGAGCCGTTCCGGGCCGTTCTCGGCTTTACCTTCCGCCACTGGGCGCGCGCGCCGCGCCATGTCGGCTTCGTCGTCGCGACCGTCATGGCCGCGACGGCCGCAGACCTGTTCCTGCCGCTCTATGCCGGGCGGCTGGTCGACGCCGTCTCCGGCGCACGCGAGCCGGGGCTCGATGCCGCGCTGTGGGCGCTGGCGGCGATGCTCGTGCTGGGAGCGATCACGGTCGGCTTCCGCCATCTCAGCTTCATCGGCATCACCGGCATGACGCTGCGTACGATGAGCGACGTCGCGCAGGAAGCATTTGCGCGGCTTCAGCGCTTCTCGACCGACTGGCACGCCAACAACTTTGCCGGCTCGACTGTGCGCAAGATCACGCGCGGCATGTGGGCGCTCGACCTGCTGACCGACACGATCCTGATAGCGCTGCTGCCTTCGCTGATCGTGCTCGTCGGCACGACGGCGCTGCTGGCCTGGCACTGGCCGGCGATGGGGCTCGTCGTGCTCGTGGGCGCGCTGGTTTATGTCGGCGTCACGGTGGCGCTGTCGTTGCGATATGTGGCGCCCGCCGCGCGGCTGGCCAACAGCTGGGACACGCGCGTCGGCGGGTCGCTGGCGGATGCGATCTCGTGCAATCCGGTGGTCAAGGCCTATGGTGCCGAGCTGCGCGAAGATTCGCGCATCGCCGAGGTGATGGCGAAATGGTCGTTGCGGACGCGGCGGACCTGGGTGCGCGGCACCACCTCCGGCACGGCCCAGCAGGTCGTTCTGCTTGGCCTGCGGGCTTCCGTCGTCGGGCTGGTGATCTGGCTTTGGGCCAACGGGCAGGCGAGCCCCGGCGACGTCGCCTTCGTGCTGACGAGCTATGCCGTCGTGCATGGCTATCTGCGCGATGTCGGCCAGCATGTGCACAATCTACAGCGCTCGGTAAACGATATGGAGGAACTGGTCGCGATGCACGGCCAGCCCTATGGCGTGGCGGACCGGAAGGGTGCTGGCGCGATGGCCGTGACCGCGGGGGAGATCGCCTTCGAGGACGTGACCTTTCATTACGGGGGCCATGCCGAGCCGCTCTATCGCGATTTCTCGCTGACGATCGCGGCCGGCGAGAAGGTCGGCCTGGTCGGGCGCTCGGGCTCCGGCAAGACGACCTTCGTCAAGCTGGTGCAGCGTCTCTACGACGTCACCGATGGCCGCATCGCGATCGACGGGGTCGATATCGCTTCGGTGACGCAGACGTCCTTGCGGGCGCAGATCGCGATCGTGCAGCAGGAGCCGGTGCTGTTCCACCGCTCGCTGGCGGAGAACATCGCCTATGGCAGGCCCGGCGCCTCGCTAGCCCAGATCGAGCAGGCGGCGATGCTCGCCAATGCGCATGACTTCATCATGCGGCTGCCGAAGGGCTACGCGACGCTGGTCGGCGAACGCGGCGTCAAGCTTTCGGGCGGCGAGCGACAGAGGGTCGCGCTGGCCCGCGCCTTCCTGGCGGACGCGCCGATCCTGATCCTGGACGAGGCGACGTCCAGCCTCGATTCGGAATCGGAGGCGCTGATCCAGGAGGCGATGGAGCGGCTGATGCTGGGGCGGACCACGATCGTGATCGCGCACCGGCTCTCGACGGTGCGGGCGATGGACCGCATCCTCGTCTTCGACCGCGGCAAGGTGGTCGAGGAAGGCCCGCGCGAGGCGCTGCTCCAGCGCGAAAATGGCGCCTATCGGGCGCTGTTCGAGAAGCAGGTCAGCGAGCTGGCGAAGGGGCTGGCGGTGTAG
- a CDS encoding DUF3309 family protein has product MSTILIIVLLIVLFGGGYYGHRSYGTAGLGGALGLVLTIVVVLWLLGVLGGVPVRV; this is encoded by the coding sequence ATGTCAACGATTCTCATCATCGTTCTGCTCATCGTCTTGTTCGGCGGCGGATATTACGGCCACCGGAGCTACGGCACGGCGGGCCTCGGCGGCGCGCTCGGGCTGGTCCTGACGATCGTCGTCGTGCTGTGGTTGCTCGGCGTGCTCGGCGGCGTCCCCGTCAGGGTCTGA